From the Sanguibacter sp. HDW7 genome, the window GCGACCGCAGTCCGAGCGACCGCAGCCCGCGCGACCGGCACGACCGACTCGCGTGCCGTGACCCGCACGCCCGCGGGCGCGCTCGTCCCCGAGACCACCTCGCTCGCGCGCGAGCGCTCGACGCGCACGCTCGACGACGGCACGTGGGCCGTCGCGGGCCTCGTGCCCACCGCGACGTACCTCGTCGAGATGTCGAAGCCCGGCTACCAGACCGTCCGCCGCGTCGTCACAGGCGTCGAGGCCGCGGCCGGCCTCGACGCCGAGCTCCACGCGGGTGCCGGCCGCCTCTCGGGCACCGTGCGCGGTCCCGGCGGTGCCGTGGGCGGCGCGACAGTGACGATCACCGACGGCACGTCGACCGTCACGACGTCGACCCGCACGCGCGGCGACGTCGGCGCGTGGGAGGTCGACGGTCTCTCGACGCCGTCGACGTTCCTCGTCACCGTGACCGCGGACGGCCTCGGCACGGCGTCGCGCCTCGTGACGCTCGGTGCGTCGGGCGCCGCGACCGCGAGCATGAGCCTCGTCCACGGCGAAGGCTCGCTCGCCGGGAGCGTCACGGGGCCCGACGGCCTCGGCGCCCTCGGACCCGTCGGCGGCGCGACCGTCGTCGTGCGCGGCGAGGGCGTCGAACGCACCGTGACGACCGCGACCGCAGGCCGCCCCGGCACGTACGTCGTCGACGGCCTGCCGGTGCCGGGGGAGTACACGCTCGAGGTCTCCGCGCCAGGTCACACGTCCGTGACGCTCCGCGCGAAGCTGCGCACGGGCCGTGCGACGACGCGCGACGTGCGCCTGCCCGCGTCGGGCGCCGCCGTCCAGGGGACGGTCGTCGCGCCCGACGGCTCGGGCCTCGGCGGCGTCGGGCTCACGCTCACCGGCTCCGAGAACACCTACCGGACGATGTCGTCGACCGAGGGCACCGGCGCGTTCCGCGTCGGCGGCATGGAGCCCGGCACGTACGTCGTCACCGCCGAGTCCTTCGGGCGCGCGACCGCACGCACCGAGGTCGAGGTCGGCCCGGGAGGGACGGCGAGCGTGCGCCTCACGCTCGCCGAGTCCGACGCCGGGGGCGTGACCACGGACGCGCGCGTGCGCGGCCGCGCGGTCGACGCGCGGACGAACGGCCAGATCACGTGCTCGGCCACCGTCGCCGAGGAGTGCCTCGTCACCGCGACCATCACGACGACGAACCCCGACGGCACCCCCCGCACGGTGCGCGTGACCACCGCCCCCGACCTCGAGTACACGATCCCCGCGGCCGACGAGCCCGGCCTGGCGCCCGGCCTCTACACCGTGACCCTCTCAGCGCCCGGGTACGAGCCCGGAACGGTGCGCGTCGAGGTGCCCATGGGACGCACGGTTACCGCGACGAACGTCGCGCTCTACCCGTCGCCGTCCGTCGTCGGCACCGTGCAGGCCCGCGTCGGGTCCGTGCCCGCCGGCACGTGCGTCGTCGTGTCCCCGACGGGCACGCCGCTGCCCGACGGCACCACCTGCACCGTCGGTGCGGCGAGCGACGGCACCCCGACGTGCACCGTCGCCGCGCCGCACCGCTGCGCGGGCACCGGCACGAACGGCGCCTACCAGGTCGAGCGGCTGCGCGCGGGCGGGTACACCGTCACCGTCCTGCCCGGCGACCCCGAGTACCTCTACCCGGTCGCAGCGACCGAGCTCACGCTCGTCGCAGGCCAGGTCGCACGCTTCGACGCGACCCTCGAGCGGCTCGGACGCGTCGCCGTGACGGCGCTCGTCGACGTCGGCGGCTCGGGCCTCGACCCGCTGCCCGGCGCGCTCGTCACCCCCGTCGCGACCGACGGTCGACGCGGCACGACGGTCACCGCCGGCCCGAGCGGTGCCGCCCTCCTCACCCATCTTGCGGCCGGCACCTACACGGTCGAGGTCGTCGCGCCCGACACGGGCGCGTCCGCGCGAGCGACGGGCGTCGAGGTCGCGCTCAACCAGGAGGCCGCGCGTCCCGTCGTCGTCGCGTCGAGCGCGACCCGCTTCTCCGGGCGGGTCGTGACCTTCCTCGACGGCTCCCTGCCGACCGGCCTCGGCGGCCGCACGGTCACCGTCACGGGCATCGTCGGCTACGACGGCGTCACAGCGGTGCGCGGCTCCGCGACAGGGACGACGCAGGCCGACGGGACCTTCGACGTCGGCACCGACCCGGCCGGCTCGCCGCTCGAACGGCTCGTCCTCGTCTCGTCGAAGTTCGACGTCGTCGTCGACGGGGACACCGTCTACGAGGGCGCACGGCTCACCGGCACGACCGTGGACACGAACGGCACCGTGACGCTCACGCTCGACCCCGTCGCGCGAGACTTCGACGGCGTCGTTGCCTTCACGGGGGCGACCGGCGCCGACCTCGTCAACCTCGCCGAGAACGTCACGTACACGGTGACGTCGTTCCCGGCGGGCACGTCCGTGCACGCGCCTCAGGTGCGAGACGGCGCTGTGGCAGACCCCTCGGGCTCCGTCCCCCTCGTGTGGGGCGACACCGCTCTCGGCGCGCCCGCCACGGGCACGGGCGGTCTCGTGCGGCCGGGACGCTACGTCGTCGAGGCGAGCCTGCCGGGCTTCACGTCGGCACGCGTCACGTACAACGTGCCGGTCGTCGGCTCGGGTGCGGTGCCGCGGCTCGTCGTCGGGCTCGCGAAGCACGGCGTGCTCGCCGTGCGCGTCGTCGACGCGGCCGACGGGGCCGACGTGCCCGGTGCGACGATGACGCTCACGCTCGGCGGCGTGACGACCACCCGTACGGCCGACGGGACGGCGGCGGTGTCGTTCGGCACGGTCGCCCCCGGGACCTACGACGTGGCAGTGAAGGCCGCCGGATACCGCTTCGTCACAGGCGCCGAGGTCGTCGTGGTCGCGGGCGCGACCCTCGCCGGTGCCGTCGCCGTCGAGGTCACCCGGATGGGGACGATCAGCGGGAAGGTGACGCTCGACGAGGCCGGGACCGAACGCGCGGCCGAGGGCGTCGAGGTCGTCGCGTCGAGGGGCAGCACGATCTTCCGGACGCGCACCGGCCCCGGCGGCACGTACGAGATCACGGGCAGCGCGGACGTCGAGGGTCTTGCGGCCGGCCCCTGGACCGTGCAGGCAAAGCTCGCTGGGTACGTCGACGCGTCGCGCCCCGCCTCAGTCGGCGCCAACCCGGGGGCGGTGGCGGCCGATCAGAACCTTGTGCTGGTCCTCGCGAAGGTCGACGTGACGATCGAGCTCGTCGACGTCGACGGCCTCGGCATCGATCTCGGCCGGGTGAACGTCCGCCCCGTGAGCTCAGCCGTGCTGCCGCCGACGTGCGTGCCGACCGGGACGGGCACGTGCCCCGACGGGCTACGGGTCTTCAAGGACGTTCACCCGCTGCCCATGAACCTCCTCGTGACGACGGACGGCGGCACGAGCCTCAC encodes:
- a CDS encoding carboxypeptidase regulatory-like domain-containing protein, coding for MSTVVPGTSCTVLVAGDAHAPAGRPATLAVHVRSTADVPLDVTVHVRGLDDGWSPAPGVLAGLKPDATGTVELVVVAPAGAMAGEYACAVVVETAPAGVRATPQQTVAPATVTVDAPSRVVLAVEPAEARARLSRRVAVVLSNTGEDPVELELATRSDRGLHVDVPRHVRVPARSTTRVTARARILRPSWVGHRDRRGYEIFAHGSQAPATFRGGVTAMPFVTASMTRALALVLVVALWLGGLVVAVPRIRDAVGERTSPTPVATAVPGTPGTPGDPQAPDEDPGTGSDDPGETPSELAGTVRAAGLVTSDAPGGVTVRLTPYQGATGGPAEDDGTTTTASGVVAGQTQDDDGTTATADGGPSAPGTSASSFAAVARVLATALPGVRAADVARATAVRATAARATGTTDSRAVTRTPAGALVPETTSLARERSTRTLDDGTWAVAGLVPTATYLVEMSKPGYQTVRRVVTGVEAAAGLDAELHAGAGRLSGTVRGPGGAVGGATVTITDGTSTVTTSTRTRGDVGAWEVDGLSTPSTFLVTVTADGLGTASRLVTLGASGAATASMSLVHGEGSLAGSVTGPDGLGALGPVGGATVVVRGEGVERTVTTATAGRPGTYVVDGLPVPGEYTLEVSAPGHTSVTLRAKLRTGRATTRDVRLPASGAAVQGTVVAPDGSGLGGVGLTLTGSENTYRTMSSTEGTGAFRVGGMEPGTYVVTAESFGRATARTEVEVGPGGTASVRLTLAESDAGGVTTDARVRGRAVDARTNGQITCSATVAEECLVTATITTTNPDGTPRTVRVTTAPDLEYTIPAADEPGLAPGLYTVTLSAPGYEPGTVRVEVPMGRTVTATNVALYPSPSVVGTVQARVGSVPAGTCVVVSPTGTPLPDGTTCTVGAASDGTPTCTVAAPHRCAGTGTNGAYQVERLRAGGYTVTVLPGDPEYLYPVAATELTLVAGQVARFDATLERLGRVAVTALVDVGGSGLDPLPGALVTPVATDGRRGTTVTAGPSGAALLTHLAAGTYTVEVVAPDTGASARATGVEVALNQEAARPVVVASSATRFSGRVVTFLDGSLPTGLGGRTVTVTGIVGYDGVTAVRGSATGTTQADGTFDVGTDPAGSPLERLVLVSSKFDVVVDGDTVYEGARLTGTTVDTNGTVTLTLDPVARDFDGVVAFTGATGADLVNLAENVTYTVTSFPAGTSVHAPQVRDGAVADPSGSVPLVWGDTALGAPATGTGGLVRPGRYVVEASLPGFTSARVTYNVPVVGSGAVPRLVVGLAKHGVLAVRVVDAADGADVPGATMTLTLGGVTTTRTADGTAAVSFGTVAPGTYDVAVKAAGYRFVTGAEVVVVAGATLAGAVAVEVTRMGTISGKVTLDEAGTERAAEGVEVVASRGSTIFRTRTGPGGTYEITGSADVEGLAAGPWTVQAKLAGYVDASRPASVGANPGAVAADQNLVLVLAKVDVTIELVDVDGLGIDLGRVNVRPVSSAVLPPTCVPTGTGTCPDGLRVFKDVHPLPMNLLVTTDGGTSLTVQIVPVVGGTQPTILVPVTGRKNTVRVNVQGQAGGSAPVAVSDATVSLLAGATTVATQPGENDGAGVYVLDSIDAGSYTVEVAAPGYAPATRSVSVTGGQTVSVDVVLSTTPRQVTLVLTSVRGGDLTGAVVEMRPAGGGSSDERLPLGAQPVTRLGGDTYGTTFAQVPPGEWLMVVSGPTGHLWTITHTVLGTGGDDVAISVDEVRVRALVDASAEFAAEGGTTVPVTVAPASGAEPGGFTGATLTVVPGAGHEELWLLADAGGYTLTATVPAAMPWRVVGTPATGTGDVVLHGTLEPEQQQVSVTATNATVSLDAPTSTLTVTVAAPKNNPSPRGTVLVTLVSGATRVPLPAATLAANNGTATVTVDRATPGLAPGTWQVEVAYTSSSTARWANRTSLAPGATVTATATAGTLSAPAPTGGWVRGATFTVSSTRGAAVALTNATCAVGGGAETASVTIAAGGSATCTVAATPATEFTVRLTASSLPVNAGWETWTSWQSAALGTVAALPPDPDPNPVGP